GCTTCCAGAAGGGCAACACAACGCAGCATCTCTGAGGTGTGACCAGGGAAGACTTTATATTCCATTCATTGCACTCAGTACAACTGAAGCATCCACATTTCGAGCAAAAGTTGGATACATTCCACAGCCACTGCTGAAGCACTGATAGATTAAGAAAGGTTTAATTTAACTAACCAATAGACAGAGGTTTATTTTGCCCATAAAGCATTTAACAAATGCGCTCAAAAGCCCCAGactgagaacagaaaaacttAATCGGAGGTGAGAACTTCATGTGTGCCAGGCAGAACTCTGTAAATGTCAAAAAGTGGAAACCTTCTGCCCTGCCACCCGCAAACACCTCACTCTCAGCCcacaggctgctgccagcagcagaaacaatgaATGAGGGTTTTCCACACACATCCCAacatcacagcagcacagatgagCTGCGACCACacccccatcccagcacaaatCCCATGACAcgctttttcctcatttcctagaatgtggaaaaaaaaacaacccatacTTGTCATGCAGAGGAAGATGAGCAATGCAATCCCCAAAGTATTTCTTTAGCCTGCAAAACTCAGTCGCTTGTATTAACAGAGGGAATCTCAGTGTACTGATATCACTCTCTGACTTGTGAGAGGTTAAGAAGCGTTGGTTAATGGCTCTTGGGAAGGAATTGGACGTGGCGCTGAGGTTAGTGGGCatgtggggatgggttgatggttggactcagtgattgTAGCAGTCTTTTctagccttaatgattctgtgattctaagggTAAACTCAGAGGGAGTATTTCAGCCAGCTGTGTGAAGCAGCCTGGAACCAACACACAGCCTGTGTGACAGCACCAACCTCCTCCCAGCGCCTGGTTACTATGTCAGCACTGACTCATTCCTAGGAGCACACATGCGACTCAAAGGTCAGCTTCCAGTTATCCTGCCACTTGGGAGCCATAGAAAGGCTGAAGGGAGACACCGGGGAGTCCCAGGAACTGCATGAGGAAACAGCTTTGGACACAGCCATCTCCTTCAGTAGCTGTGGAAACCCCAATGGGGTGTTCTGGAGTCCGGCTCTAGAACGGGCACAaagggcagtgctgcagtttgGTGCTCCGACTGTCGGCTCCCCGTATCcctttgcagagctgaaagGAAACCACGCTCCTTCCTACTACCGAGGCCTCACCCCTcctgtcacacacagcacagcgtCCCGCCGTGCAACCGGGTGCTGCAAGGGGAGCGCCGGGCCgattttaaagagaaacaatCAAACGAAGCACAGCAAACTCTCATCGGAGCCACCCCAGGGCGCTTCCCTCACTGCCGGTACCAACGGGGCAGAGCCGGAACCGCTCCTTCTCGGGGTTACGGGGCGGGACAACACCCGCACTGCCGCACGGCCTCTGCCCGCTGCTGCCGGCGGGGCAGGCCGGGCTCACGAGGCCGCTCGCTCGGCACTCCCGGCTCCGCGCTCCCCCCTCTCACCTCCTCGCTCTCCCCGCGCGACCCGGCCGTCAAACGGGACACGCTCTCCAGCACCTCGCAGAACTGCTCCAGACTCACGGCCTCGTCGCCGCGGCTCAGCCGCTCCTCCAACCAGCGCACCAACGCGCCGTGGTGCCGCGATACCAACGACTCCGGCAGCGCCGCTTCCCTCAGCCGCGCCGTGGCCTCGCGCAGCCgggcctgctccagcagcacctcgGCGGGCGGCAGCGCAGGAGCCGGGCTGGCGGCCGGGAAGGGATCGCCGGGCTGAGCCGCCGCCTCCATGCCTTCCTCggctccctcctcctcctcctcgctgcTGTGGCTCGCCGCCGTCCCCATGGGCGTCGAGCTGCGGCCGGACGCCGGGCAGAGCCGCTCTcgctccttctccttctccttcctcttccctctgcCTCCGCCCGGCCCGGCTTAGTCAGCAGCTTCCCGCGCGCCGCACCTGTCAGCGCCCGGCCGGCGGCCGCCGCGCCACACTGCCGCCAAGCGACGCCCGGCCCCGTAAAGCCCCGCCCCGCCTCTTTACGACGCCGGCCGTAAAGCAGCGCGGCGCCCCACGCCTCTCTCCTGCCACGCCGCCGTCAGGCGCCGCGCAACGCCGTCGCGAAGCTGTTGTAAAAAAGCGGCGGCGCCATGCGGCGGTGTGCGGTAGTAGTCGCCGCTCTGTGCTTGGGCGCCGCCTGGCTGCTGGGCCGCGGGTTCGATCCCCGCGCCTGGCTGCAGCCCCGCAACCGCCTGCTGAGCGCCGCCGAGCTGGGGCGGCACCGCGGTGCTCCGGGGGACCCCGGCCTCTATCTCGCCCTTCTGGGCCGCGTCTTCGATGTACAGCCCGGCCGCAGGCACTACGGCCCCGGCGGGACCTACAGCGGCCTAGCAGGTGGGCGGGCGaaggtggggggagggaggagatcTATCAGGACCCTGAGGTTGAGGCGCGGAGGGGTCTCTGAGGGGCTGCTTGGGGCCTGACAGGGCTTCTGGGGACTCCGGAGGTGTCAGGGCTCTGGGGTTCCCTGTGGGCTAAGAGGGTGCTGGGCTCCCCAGGACCTGACAGGGCTCTCTGGGGCCCTGCAAAGCTCTGGGGCTGTCAGGGTGGTGGGGCTCCCTGGGGCCTTACGGAGCTCTGGGGACCGCAGGGCTGACAGGCCCGTTGTCTGCCACAGGAAGAGATGCCAGCAGAGCGTTTGCGACTGGAGACTTCACCCCGTCAGGCCTGGTGGATGATGTGTCTGCGCTGTCGCCAGCAGAGATGCTCACCATCCAGAGCTGGCTGTCCTTCTACAGCACCAACTATGCCTGTGTGGGTAGGTGGCTGCCATGTGTGTCACCTGGGTATGGCTGCTGAGCTCAAGTCCTGGAGCTGAGCAAGTGCTGTTGACTTTGTGATCTTCAGAGAGTTGCTAATCTTGTCCTGTGTGGGTTTATAACATGTGCAAGTTGCTGTGTGATCCATGATGTGAAGGGAGGTAGCTcagttctgtttcaaaatgaGGCCACAGCAAAGATCCTCTGGTGTagttctttattattttcttttttgtcattaaataacaaattattaaaaaaaaaaaaaaatccacagaaattAGTCACTTTCAGAGAATCGGAATTgttggggttggaagagacctctggagataaTCAAATCCactcccctgctaaagcaggttccctgcagtaggttacacaggaaagcatccagacaggtcttgaatatctctagaaAAGGAGACTCtgccacttctctgggcagctcgCTCCTTGCCTGGAAATGATGTAGTCTTAATTGATCTTCTTCTCTCCAAGGGAAGCTGGTGGGCAGATTCTATGATGAAAATGGGGCACCGACAGAGGCCTTAAAGCAGGCTGAGGCTGCCATCGAGGAAGGGCTGAAGTTCAAAGCAGAAAGTGATCGGTGGAAGGAGCAGTTTCCACCCTGCAACTCTGAGTGGAGCTCTACCAAGGGCAGCCGATTCTGGTGCTCCAGGCAGAGGTAAGTACTGCTTTCCTGCAGTCATGCTTGGGCCTCTTGGAGCAGAGCATTTCTGCCCCTctgagcacccacagctttaTCATAGCAGAAGAGGCACTAGAAGGTGTCCCAGCTTCTTTAGGTGAGTTCTTGTGGCTTCCCCACAAGAACTTCTGTCTGTATTTCTGAGGCTGTGCTTTCAGCCAACCCACCAGGAGCACCACCAGCAGTTTGTGCCAGGTTTATCTGTTTCTGTGTGAATTAATTCCCTCTGCTGGTTCAGCCACAGCTGGAGGAGCACAGTGGGATGGTAATTAACTGACTTCCAGTGGGAGGCAGCAGAGAGGGAGTTCTGCTCAGCGACACGGAGagtggttaaaaagaaaatcaagactCATCCTTCCTGATCACTGACACCTTcaggaattttatttctgaggcaAAAACTTTTGTCACACTGGAATCCAGATCAGCTTTCAGAAGCTGCCCTACATGCACGTGATCACCCTGTCCTCAGGAAAGCAGGTCAGAAATCCTACTGGGCTGTTAGCAGCATTCAGGCAGGTCTTCTCACCCATCATGAATCCAAAGatcagctgctgttttttgaGGTTTCGCAGCCTGTCTCAAAGGGAACAACAGTTCCCTCTTAAAACCATATGAAAATAAGATTGATCTTTGAACAGTCATTTCCTACTTATCCTGTTTAGATGTGTACCTCCCTTGGATTGGAGACCATTTTGTTTTAAGCTGAAATCATGTCACAGACTGCACTGGAAAATGCTTGGGCAAGGTATGCTAGCAGTGTGCACCttgcttttgcttctgtgtGAGAATGAGCTTGTTTGCAGTCGAAGACAGCAGTTAGGGGAACAGACAGGACAGGACTTGGCCCATAAAGAGATGCTATGAAATacttggagatttttttttttttttttttgccctggtTCTCAAAATCACTGTGTTCACCAAAGACAACACGTAATCGTCTGTGAGCTATTAGCTACCCCAGAAAAGGCATTCTTCCATTAAGCACTCTGTGCCACATACAGCCACAGTTCCTCTTCCCTTAATAGAAACAGCAGAGGTTGGTTGCTCTCAGGTGGGTCAGAGCGTGTAGCTGCACTGGTAAAACCAAGTTCAAGCCACGGGTTTCAGCTGATAAATAAGTATCAGAAGGCAGCGGGATGTTGGGAGCAAAGTCTGTCTCAGCGCGTGCACTGTTAATCTCCCAGAGTGCTTTGAATTTTGACCTGCTTCTGTATTCTCCAGAAGCATTTCATGGCTCTGAATTGGGTGTTTGAATTgtaatttatttcaattctGCATTCTTAGTGGGGGAGTGAACAGAGACTGGACCGGCGTGCCCCGGAAGCTGTACAGGCCTGGCTCCAGGGGAAGCCACTGCGTGTGCGTGAGAACCAGCGGCCCCCCGTGGGgccagcagggctcagcccagcacagcgACAGAGGCGACCTGGATAACCCCCACCTGCAGGAATACGACGGCTGCCACCCGCAGGCTGAGCAGTGCATCCTCAGCACGTGACACCGTGATTGAAGGGGGCC
The Lagopus muta isolate bLagMut1 chromosome 20, bLagMut1 primary, whole genome shotgun sequence genome window above contains:
- the LOC125703066 gene encoding neuferricin isoform X1, with protein sequence MRRCAVVVAALCLGAAWLLGRGFDPRAWLQPRNRLLSAAELGRHRGAPGDPGLYLALLGRVFDVQPGRRHYGPGGTYSGLAGRDASRAFATGDFTPSGLVDDVSALSPAEMLTIQSWLSFYSTNYACVGKLVGRFYDENGAPTEALKQAEAAIEEGLKFKAESDRWKEQFPPCNSEWSSTKGSRFWCSRQSGGVNRDWTGVPRKLYRPGSRGSHCVCVRTSGPPWGQQGSAQHSDRGDLDNPHLQEYDGCHPQAEQCILST
- the LOC125703066 gene encoding neuferricin isoform X2, whose protein sequence is MRRCAVVVAALCLGAAWLLGRGFDPRAWLQPRNRLLSAAELGRHRGAPGDPGLYLALLGRVFDVQPGRRHYGPGGTYSGLAGRDASRAFATGDFTPSGLVDDVSALSPAEMLTIQSWLSFYSTNYACVGKLVGRFYDENGAPTEALKQAEAAIEEGLKFKAESDRWKEQFPPCNSEWSSTKGSRFWCSRQRCVPPLDWRPFCFKLKSCHRLHWKMLGQVGE